A region of the Culex quinquefasciatus strain JHB chromosome 1, VPISU_Cqui_1.0_pri_paternal, whole genome shotgun sequence genome:
TCACCTCTTCCCTGGTCAGGATGTCGTCCGGGTCGTCGCTGATCTCCGACAGGTTGTCCTCGTCCATGGGTTCGGCGGCGACAGCCGCCTCAGGCTCCGCGGGTTTGTCGCCTTCTTCAGTGACGGCAGCGGGCGTTTCGGAGGTCACCGGTTCAACTGCATCGGTCACCTTTTCGGCACCTTCGTTCGGAGGTGGCAATTCTTCGGTTGAAGCGGCCGCGATTGGTTGTGGAGTTGGTTGATCGGTCGGGGGGACTGCGTCGGGGGCAGCAGCCGAAGGATGCGGTTCCGCAGTCGCTGGAATTTCTTCTTTAACTTCCGGGACTTGCGGTGCCATCACGGGTTGTGCGTTGGGGTTGGAAGGCGGCATGCCGCAAGGTTGCTGCTGATGTTGCATCGGAGGACCTTGATTGGGTCCGTGCGGATGATGATGTTCGTGTTGGTGTTGCATCTGCTGGTTGGCTAGATTTTGCTGAGTACGGTTGATGCTGTACCGGTTAGGTGGTCCGAAGCGTCCGCCGCGGCCTCCCCGGTCCATGTGGCCACCGCCACGGTCCATCTTGCGATCGTGGTGATACATTGGGGGCGGTCCCTGGTGCGTGTGCCGACGGAACATGCCCCCACGATCGGGAACGTCGCCGAGTCGGCCGGCCAGCTTGTGTCGTGGCCCGCCAAAGTCCATGTCTTCCTTGGGTTTGCCGTGCCAGTTGCCCGGGCCCTGGTTCTGGTCGGGACCTTGCCAGCGACCCGGACGTCCTCCGCCGTGGTTGTGGGTGTGACCTCCGGGGTGATCGTCGTGTTCCCACTGCTTCTGCGGAGGGCGTTGATCGCCGTACTTCCAGTCGGGACGATCTTTGTCGTTGACCCAGCCGTCCGCTTCCTTCCAGCGTGGTTGGTCCTCCCAGTTGCGGGACGATCCCTGCTGGTACGGTTCCTGATCGTGCGGAGGACCGTGGCTGTGCTGCGGTGGACCGTGATGATCTCCGCGGTCCCACGTTCCTCGATCTTCCGGCGGAGGTCCTCGGCGATCGAAGTTCCGCGGTGGTGGTTCACGATCACCGCCCCAATCGCGCTCCACGTGGTCACGTCTCGGCGGAGGATCATCCGGGTATTCGTTACGACCGTAATCATGTCGTCCTCCGCGATCTCGCTCGTAGCCAGGACGATCTTCACGGTAGTCGTCACGGCGAATCGGCCCAGCCGGGGCCGGCGGTGACGGATGCCGTTCGTACGGACTGTCCCTGGCCCGAGCCCCACGCACGATCGTTTGCTGAGGCGGCGGATACTCCCGCTCACGTGATCTGCTGCGCCGGTCATGATGCTCGTAACGATCGTACGATCGCTCCCGCGGAAGTCGATCACGCGTTGCACGCGGGGAGTTCGGCGTACGACTCCGGTCGTGATCGTGCTTTCCTGGGGATCTGGCCGCGGCTAGGGCACGCGCTCGCTCCGCCGGACGAGGCAGCAGCCGTTCCACCGGACGGTGACGATCAGGTTTGTCCAAACCTCCGTCCAGGTCGCGACTTCGACTCACAGATCCGGATCCGGAACTCGGTGCCGGCGGTGGAACTGCACGATCGCGCTCCTTCCCAGCACTCGCCAACCTGTCCCGCTCGCGCTGCCTCTCCTGACAACGGGCCAACGCCTCCTCCCGTTCACGCTCTTTAGCCCGGGACAACTCTCGCTCGCGAAGTCCGCGATCACGATCTTTAACAGATTCGTGCCGTCCACGACGATCGTCCAGCCGAGGATCCGGAGAACGCTCCGCCCTCCTTACAACGGTGGCCGGAGCTTCGCGATAGCGCGCAACCGGTTCCGGAGATTTCTTCTTCAGCATTTCACGCCCCCTTGAAGACCCACGCGGTGACAGCCGCGACCGCGGCGACCTCGACCTGATGTGCGACCTCGGCGAGCGACTCTTCCGCGACGGAATCTTCTCCTTAATCGCCGACTCGCGCTTCCGCTGCAACACCATCTCCCGTTCCTTCTCCCGAACCCGCTCCCTAGCATCAACCACAACCGCCAGCTTGTCCTTCTTCACCGCGACCACCTTCTTGACCGTGTACTTGGTGCCAACCTTCCCCCCGGGCGACACATCCCGCACCTTCCTCAAGTGGCTCGTCCCCCCCGGACTGGTCACCTTCTTCACCCGAATCTTCGTCACGTGTCCCCCCGCCACCTTCTTCGTCACGATCCGCTTCGTTCCGTCCGCCGACACCTTCTTCACGTGCTTCTTGACCAGCTTCGTCTTCGTCCCGCCATCCGAGCTGGAACTCGAGCCGCGCCGCTGCCGGATCGTGCCGCGCTTTTTCGTGGCCGGCCGCCGCGCCGACGAGTCCCGCGACGAACTGCTCGAGCTGGAGCTTGAGTCCGAGTCGGACGAGTCGGAACCGCTGCTGCTGGAGCTGTCCGAGCTGGACGAGGAGCGGCGGCGCGAAACGGGCACCTTGCGCACCGGAACCGGTCGCTGGAAttagagagggagagagagaacaAAGGTTTTAGTTTCATGTCAATCCTCAAGGctataatggtacgttcgtttgagggctagGGTAAGTTTTACATTACTTCATAAAACATTCTGATTTGCTTAAACTTTCATCATTATTTTCAGGTGGCTGAGCTATCTGTACGAAGCGGGAACCATCCCATAGAACCAACTTCTGCCCATGTACAAGAAGGAGCACAAGCGAATCCGTTTCGAGGAAGGATTCTATCCGGATGGACGACAACCGACAGCAAAAATGCCAAGCATTACAgaaattccaaataaaaaaaaatacaaaaccaaaattaaaaaactacaatataaaaaaaataataataagaaaatccaaataattacttatttcaaaaaaacgcaaaaaaaaaatcaaaatctaatcaaaaaaaataatccagacattattcttaaaattccataatttccaaaaattctaaaaaattcaaaaattatttaggttcttaaaattccttgaattaaaaaaaaaaaccaaaaagctCATGATTATTTATAAATCCAACAATTTCTTGAATATTaccaaaaacaagaaaaaaagaaatttctgaaattctaaaataacagaaattattCACATTCCCAAACCAATTAAAATTCCTGTattagaaaaataaatgaaattctttaaattcctaaaatgtCTAGATTTTCTTAAAACTCCTAGGATtccaaaaaatccagaaatttttaaaattctaagattccaGAAATTCCTAAGATTCTCaaactcaaaacaaaaaattatatattttatagGTTCTTAATACTCCCTAAACTTCCAAACATTCAACAAGATCTTAAAAAGTCCTGAATTTATATTAACTCTTATAGTTCatgatattccaaaaataatcaaaattttaaaatttcagaaattttaaaaaatctatagttccaaaaatacctaaaataacaaaaaaaaaagaaataaaaaagtataaaaatttcaattacgAGCccaggtttcaacattttcatgaaaaaagtgttttaaaatttacatttacatcagaggcgactcgtccacctgttcaacctgttcattgaacaggtaGACGATTTCatgcgaatattttttttatttaagtaccGCGGTGCTTTTTCAACCAGCAacatacaattacaatttttgtttaaatatacgGCAACAAAATCGACGTCCTATGCTCAGCAGCGCTGCATGCACCAAAAAAGCATTGGCCCGCCACCCTTTACTCTTTACCTCTCTTTACAACCCACCAATACTAAAACGAGCAAGCCTGACGGGCCACGCGCAAATGCTCGTCGCGTTCACACCGACCCTCTGAACGTCggggaaaaaatctccatacggaaaaaattcaacacatgtaaagagcatcctattcatacgcagcggcattatcgatgtgttggtaaatctggttcaatctgagagcgtgaactgacagcatttttgggaGAGAGCGAAATGCCACCCCCAGGCCTGACTTAGCTCGCTCAGCTCTGCAGGAAGCTgcttgcaaaaggtaaacaagccagcGCGTTGATAGCATGTTGAGAGCATGAATAAAtgagagagcgcgagagcaccacagctattgctctatatttggcGCACTTTAAGGCATCAGACTGTTTTGCGCAGACTGGTGATGGCTTGTTTTAAAACTGGAATGTTCAACTGCGCGCGTTGAACCTCTTCGATCTTCTTGGTACACTAGTAGTGTAACTAGTGGATTCTTGCTCTACTGGAAAGTGATGTAATGTTAAGTTTAGATAGTGTGATTGatagattgaattgaaacaattgaaacaaaaaagtactgTGTTTTTTCCAGACTCGGGACACATGAGAAGAATTATGATCGTAGATTCAACCatgatcgttattttattttcaggatGATTTTATATAAAGCGGATGCAGTCCTAAAAAGTGCGAGATTTGATGCCATTAAATGCTCCAAAAACGACTGTGTTTATTCAGACTGTTGGTCCGGTTCACTCTAGTTAAATATAATATTATCATATATTGTAGCATGAATTtgttctgaaaacttttttttcactgatgctaaaaacaaatattttcattatctcggattcatgtcaatatagttttgtttttaacatcagaaGAAGCTCTtctttttattcagaaattaaattccAAAACCATGAGGACATAACAGTGAGTAAATACAATTCTCTAAAAAATTGACAATGGATCAAAGGCGATACGACCTGGTTCTAAAAAGTATAAAGTAAAATgtcaattgaatttttaaatagtaaCCAAGTTAGCTCAACATTAGTTGGGCCTTAAAAGCCCAACAAACAGTTTTCCTTTGTGAAGGATGTGgtattttttctgaacatcctgatgaagagttttgaattttagtacAATGTTCAATAACTTCCCTTGAATTTCGATAAGGATGGCAGAGCGATTGCTCTATTTTTCCACATTCGCCACGCTAATGATTAagtcttaaaaatacattttaacgagaTAAAAAAGTCTTGATCATAAGTGTAattaattatttgcataaatagaaaattataatagtataaaaataataaaacataaaaataaaagccattggaaagaaaaaagcttcaaaaacattttttaacatcaagattcaaaaatttactacgaTCTATTATTATaatcaatatttattaaaaacaacattGAAACCGGGTCGACTTCAAGCACGAAGTCAAATCATCCAAAAGAGttgaaccagcctccggctgaaaaactctataataaagaatttaaaaaaataacattgaacaggtactac
Encoded here:
- the LOC119767346 gene encoding fl(2)d-associated complex component-like isoform X2 — its product is MSTPVKRKITLELNPNKKVLPKDRPSVFQRLGTKKFPLPGGGGGGGVGGGPSSSVSSTAAVGSGQEATLNKEEIVKRIVGCDEPPEPVPPPKIVPESVSAHARLIEAQLAAKLGKVIVSRGETIGAPPAPVPPVASSSAAVSTSGHGVSSSSAGRKESEPVRGERDRGGHTGSKTTGGERGGGSGKGTSGGGGGGGEGWDQSSLENADQDILERKRKELQHELKLEMDASGGGGGGGSGHHHHHHHSSSSSSAALKQKASKETLTVVKKRPVPVRKVPVSRRRSSSSSDSSSSSGSDSSDSDSSSSSSSSSRDSSARRPATKKRGTIRQRRGSSSSSDGGTKTKLVKKHVKKVSADGTKRIVTKKVAGGHVTKIRVKKVTSPGGTSHLRKVRDVSPGGKVGTKYTVKKVVAVKKDKLAVVVDARERVREKEREMVLQRKRESAIKEKIPSRKSRSPRSHIRSRSPRSRLSPRGSSRGREMLKKKSPEPVARYREAPATVVRRAERSPDPRLDDRRGRHESVKDRDRGLRERELSRAKEREREEALARCQERQRERDRLASAGKERDRAVPPPAPSSGSGSVSRSRDLDGGLDKPDRHRPVERLLPRPAERARALAAARSPGKHDHDRSRTPNSPRATRDRLPRERSYDRYEHHDRRSRSREREYPPPQQTIVRGARARDSPYERHPSPPAPAGPIRRDDYREDRPGYERDRGGRHDYGRNEYPDDPPPRRDHVERDWGGDREPPPRNFDRRGPPPEDRGTWDRGDHHGPPQHSHGPPHDQEPYQQGSSRNWEDQPRWKEADGWVNDKDRPDWKYGDQRPPQKQWEHDDHPGGHTHNHGGGRPGRWQGPDQNQGPGNWHGKPKEDMDFGGPRHKLAGRLGDVPDRGGMFRRHTHQGPPPMYHHDRKMDRGGGHMDRGGRGGRFGPPNRYSINRTQQNLANQQMQHQHEHHHPHGPNQGPPMQHQQQPCGMPPSNPNAQPVMAPQVPEVKEEIPATAEPHPSAAAPDAVPPTDQPTPQPIAAASTEELPPPNEGAEKVTDAVEPVTSETPAAVTEEGDKPAEPEAAVAAEPMDEDNLSEISDDPDDILTREEEIAQLNESAAAAAAADKPSAEHGEPSSADGLPLEGSELGAATTSEKTAAQQHPDPKDPKVAGKLHANKELKKDFETLDFEEISDGELEEENKFKGLGDALGVDWASLAQETRAKLRPEQTIPVSARNRWKAHHILLDIGISVRLAGEAYAQRVLTESKDKLRDEIHEFKAAAAAQKQAAVKREEEAQQLFHGVKIKKEVLDEDEQKEVAEREQQAAIKEEAESAAAAEEQTEQEANLAEMDKILHPVASVHVAMRERARARRNLILRAAGPCSRALSARRDLEIRRQLCGFPPQECNERIAEGAAATTGASAELHDAVMKLFQATMQPATANKIEVQ
- the LOC119767346 gene encoding fl(2)d-associated complex component-like isoform X1, which produces MSTPVKRKITLELNPNKKVLPKDRPSVFQRLGTKKFPLPGGGGGGGVGGGPSSSVSSTAAVGSGQEATLNKEEIVKRIVGCDEPPEPVPPPKIVPESVSAHARLIEAQLAAKLGKVIVSRGETIGAPPAPVPPVASSSAAVSTSGHGVSSSSAGRKESEPVRGERDRGGHTGSKTTGGERGGGSGKGTSGGGGGGGEGWDQSSLENADQDILERKRKELQHELKLEMDASGGGGGGGSGHHHHHHHSSSSSSAALKQKASKETLTVVKKRPVPVRKVPVSRRRSSSSSDSSSSSGSDSSDSDSSSSSSSSSRDSSARRPATKKRGTIRQRRGSSSSSDGGTKTKLVKKHVKKVSADGTKRIVTKKVAGGHVTKIRVKKVTSPGGTSHLRKVRDVSPGGKVGTKYTVKKVVAVKKDKLAVVVDARERVREKEREMVLQRKRESAIKEKIPSRKSRSPRSHIRSRSPRSRLSPRGSSRGREMLKKKSPEPVARYREAPATVVRRAERSPDPRLDDRRGRHESVKDRDRGLRERELSRAKEREREEALARCQERQRERDRLASAGKERDRAVPPPAPSSGSGSVSRSRDLDGGLDKPDRHRPVERLLPRPAERARALAAARSPGKHDHDRSRTPNSPRATRDRLPRERSYDRYEHHDRRSRSREREYPPPQQTIVRGARARDSPYERHPSPPAPAGPIRRDDYREDRPGYERDRGGRHDYGRNEYPDDPPPRRDHVERDWGGDREPPPRNFDRRGPPPEDRGTWDRGDHHGPPQHSHGPPHDQEPYQQGSSRNWEDQPRWKEADGWVNDKDRPDWKYGDQRPPQKQWEHDDHPGGHTHNHGGGRPGRWQGPDQNQGPGNWHGKPKEDMDFGGPRHKLAGRLGDVPDRGGMFRRHTHQGPPPMYHHDRKMDRGGGHMDRGGRGGRFGPPNRYSINRTQQNLANQQMQHQHEHHHPHGPNQGPPMQHQQQPCGMPPSNPNAQPVMAPQVPEVKEEIPATAEPHPSAAAPDAVPPTDQPTPQPIAAASTEELPPPNEGAEKVTDAVEPVTSETPAAVTEEGDKPAEPEAAVAAEPMDEDNLSEISDDPDDILTREEDDFGESEPSETVVAAAAPPPSTALSSSMMIPSQVLQNHQQSQDAQNQPSLPPRRPFLSKARYKSYDGCIGGPAPPALLLPDLYANVDDGGGGTTFRVGTGEIAQLNESAAAAAAADKPSAEHGEPSSADGLPLEGSELGAATTSEKTAAQQHPDPKDPKVAGKLHANKELKKDFETLDFEEISDGELEEENKFKGLGDALGVDWASLAQETRAKLRPEQTIPVSARNRWKAHHILLDIGISVRLAGEAYAQRVLTESKDKLRDEIHEFKAAAAAQKQAAVKREEEAQQLFHGVKIKKEVLDEDEQKEVAEREQQAAIKEEAESAAAAEEQTEQEANLAEMDKILHPVASVHVAMRERARARRNLILRAAGPCSRALSARRDLEIRRQLCGFPPQECNERIAEGAAATTGASAELHDAVMKLFQATMQPATANKIEVQ